A window of Campylobacter lari subsp. lari contains these coding sequences:
- a CDS encoding COG3014 family protein produces MKNKILFSVIALTAILFSACANHAKVNNELEQKLIQKICLNEFFVQEMAKVDKKDDPVYVGLNAGLIARNCSDFNLSNEFFDKVEESYQVDVDLRDGASKLAKTATTTLINDSILDYDGSLYERIMVNVYKGLNFMSEGDYNNARVEFKRALLRQDRAKDYFKAQIAKNKADLEKAKKEDPNFDKNFKESNKQINAQYEALFEEFSTSKNFTNPYATYLASIFYFMNKDYTLAKDLFKEIQILNPKNKEIAKEYKIINKGKKNPKYIFVVYENGLGVIKDEFKMTLPLILNENIVTASIALPTLKKRNSSFEYLSVNDTNTTTLINLDNVVASEFKFEQSAVVTKAITSAIIKTVINAAVANNDSTGGILSLASSIVTATSTKADVRSWRGLPQSVGVVMVKNTGKVVIKTPNGSNLLTQDVNPKKNVLLIVRSFAPNITPSINIIEK; encoded by the coding sequence ATGAAAAATAAAATTTTATTTAGTGTGATTGCATTAACAGCTATTTTATTTAGTGCGTGTGCTAATCATGCAAAAGTAAACAATGAATTAGAACAAAAGTTAATCCAAAAGATATGTTTGAATGAATTTTTTGTTCAAGAAATGGCAAAAGTAGATAAAAAAGATGATCCAGTATATGTGGGATTAAATGCAGGATTAATCGCTAGAAATTGTAGTGATTTTAATCTTAGTAATGAATTTTTTGATAAGGTTGAGGAGTCATATCAAGTTGATGTGGATTTAAGAGATGGAGCATCAAAGCTTGCTAAAACTGCTACGACTACATTGATAAATGATTCTATATTAGATTATGATGGTTCTTTATATGAAAGAATAATGGTTAATGTTTATAAAGGCTTAAATTTTATGAGCGAGGGCGATTATAATAATGCAAGAGTAGAATTTAAAAGAGCATTGCTTCGCCAAGATAGAGCAAAAGATTATTTTAAAGCTCAAATTGCTAAAAATAAAGCAGATTTAGAAAAAGCAAAAAAAGAAGATCCAAATTTTGATAAAAATTTCAAAGAATCAAACAAACAAATCAATGCACAATATGAAGCTTTATTTGAAGAATTTTCTACAAGTAAAAATTTTACAAATCCTTATGCGACCTATCTTGCTTCGATATTTTATTTTATGAATAAAGATTATACTTTGGCTAAAGATTTATTTAAAGAAATACAAATTTTAAATCCAAAAAATAAAGAAATAGCTAAAGAATACAAAATCATCAATAAAGGCAAAAAAAATCCAAAATACATTTTTGTAGTTTATGAAAATGGACTCGGTGTGATAAAAGATGAATTTAAAATGACTTTGCCACTTATTTTAAATGAAAACATTGTTACAGCATCTATTGCGCTTCCAACTTTAAAAAAAAGAAATTCATCTTTTGAATATCTTAGTGTAAATGATACTAACACAACAACTTTAATAAATTTAGACAATGTAGTTGCAAGTGAGTTTAAATTTGAGCAAAGTGCTGTGGTTACAAAGGCTATAACTTCAGCTATTATAAAAACTGTTATAAATGCTGCAGTGGCTAATAATGATTCAACAGGTGGAATTTTAAGTCTTGCAAGTAGCATTGTTACAGCAACTTCAACTAAAGCTGATGTTAGATCTTGGAGAGGCTTGCCTCAAAGTGTAGGTGTGGTTATGGTTAAAAATACAGGTAAGGTGGTGATTAAAACTCCAAATGGTTCTAATTTACTTACACAAGATGTAAATCCAAAGAAAAATGTATTATTAATAGTGCGTTCATTTGCGCCAAATATTACACCAAGTATAAATATCATAGAAAAATAA